One segment of Salvelinus alpinus chromosome 1, SLU_Salpinus.1, whole genome shotgun sequence DNA contains the following:
- the LOC139531675 gene encoding rab5 GDP/GTP exchange factor-like isoform X1 produces the protein MSQRKERRGIHVDQSELHCNKGCGYYGNAAWQGLCSKCWREEYQRARQKQIQEDWALAEKLQREEEVAYASIQGAQSQPLSQPQASLAPFSKFEEKKTNEKTRKVTTVKKFFSPSSRTAPKKENQEGKTPSPSISRQSSIETDRISRDFVDFLKTLHKPGREVHKQSRAFIEFMANKKDLSADELSECVQDFYQNLSDRLMTHFKGSSERVERVMDEVEKYIMTRLYKSVFCPETTDDEEKDLATQNRIRALHWVDIQMLCVPVDEEIPEVSDNVVKAITDVIEMDSKRVPRDKLACITRCSKHIFSAIKITKSEPASADDFLPTLIYIVLKANPPRLQSNIQYITRFCNPSRLMTGEDGYYFTNLCCAVAFIEKLDAQSLNLDPEDFERYMSGQASPRRPEADSGWPQVDPPTGSATSSPALSQVYQNLDLLSGLGSRQDRVLEGVQSLQRDLITWQETVEREVQEILEKYPLEIRLPTPYAIDSDNVENDRLPPPLTPQVFAG, from the exons ATGAGTCAGCGGAAGGAGCGCCGCGGGATCCACGTGGACCAGTCAGAGCTGCACTGCAACAAAGGCTGCGGTTACTATGGCAACGCAGCCTGGCAGGGCCTGTGCTCCAAGTGCTGGCGGGAGGAGTACCAGCGGGCCCGGCAGAAGCAGATCCAGGAGGACTGGGCCCTAGCTGAGAA gctgcagagggaggaggaggttgcCTATGCCAGCATCCAGGGGGCCCAGTCTCAGCCCCTGTCCCAGCCCCAGGCCTCTCTGGCGCCCTTCTCCAAGTTCGAGGAGAAGAAGACCAATGAGAAGACGCGCAAGGTGACCACTGTGAAGAAGTTCTTTAGTCCCTCGTCACGGACAGCCCCCAAGAAAG AGAACCAGGAGGGCAAGACCCCCAGCCCCTCCATCAGCCGCCAGTCAAGCATTGAGACGGACCGCATCTCCAGAGACTTTGTGGACTTCCTGAAGACCCTGCATAAGCCCGGCCGTGAGGTCCACAAGCAGAGCCGAGCCTTCATCGAGTTCATGGCCAACAAAAAG GACTTGAGTGCTGACGAGCTGTCTGAGTGTGTCCAAGACTTCTACCAGAATTTGTCCGACCGCCTCATGACTCATTTTAAAG GCTCTTCAGAGCGTGTGGAGCGAGTGATGGACGAGGTGGAGAAGTACATTATGACACGCCTGTATAAGAGTGTCTTCTGCCCCGAGACCACAGATGATGAGGAGAAAGACCTGGCCACTCAGAACCGGATACG GGCGTTACACTGGGTGGACATTCAGATGCTTTGTGTGCCAGTGGATGAGGAGATCCCAGAGGTTTCAGACAACGTGGTTAAAGCCATAACAG ATGTCATCGAGATGGACTCCAAGCGGGTACCCCGGGACAAGCTAGCGTGCATCACACGCTGCAGCAAGCACATCTTCAGCGCCATCAAGATCACAAAGAGCGAGCCAGCCTCGGCCGATGACTTCCTGCCCACCCTGATCTACATCGTGCTGAAGGCCAACCCGCCACGCCTGCAGTCCAACATCCAGTACATCACCCGCTTCTGCAACCCCAGCAGGCTCATGACTGGAGAGGACGGATACTACTTCACTAACCTG TGCTGTGCAGTTGCCTTCATCGAGAAACTGGACGCCCAGTCTCTCAACTTGGACCCCGAGGACTTTGAGCGGTACATGTCGGGCCAGGCCTCTCCTCGCAGGCCTGAGGCAGACAGCGGCTGGCCCCAGGTGGACCCTCCTACTGGTTCTGCCACCTCCAGTCCCGCCCTATCCCAGGTCTACCAGAACCTGGACCTCCTGTCTGGCCTGGGGAGCCGACAAGACAGGGTTCTGGAGGGGGTGCAGAGCCTGCAGAGAGACCTGATCACCTGGCAGGAGACTGTGGAGCGAGAGGTGCAGGAGATCCTGGAGAAGTACCCACTGGAGATCCGCCTGCCCACTCCCTACGCCATTGACTCAGACAACGTGGAAAACGACCGGCTGCCGCCACCACTGACGCCCCAGGTGTTTGCTGGGTAA
- the LOC139531675 gene encoding rab5 GDP/GTP exchange factor-like isoform X2, which yields MSQRKERRGIHVDQSELHCNKGCGYYGNAAWQGLCSKCWREEYQRARQKQIQEDWALAEKLQREEEVAYASIQGAQSQPLSQPQASLAPFSKFEEKKTNEKTRKVTTVKKFFSPSSRTAPKKAPTVGEEKLTGLRDWRGMFTPPWEMGSPTEENQEGKTPSPSISRQSSIETDRISRDFVDFLKTLHKPGREVHKQSRAFIEFMANKKDLSADELSECVQDFYQNLSDRLMTHFKGSSERVERVMDEVEKYIMTRLYKSVFCPETTDDEEKDLATQNRIRALHWVDIQMLCVPVDEEIPEVSDNVVKAITDVIEMDSKRVPRDKLACITRCSKHIFSAIKITKSEPASADDFLPTLIYIVLKANPPRLQSNIQYITRFCNPSRLMTGEDGYYFTNLCCAVAFIEKLDAQSLNLDPEDFERYMSGQASPRRPEADSGWPQVDPPTGSATSSPALSQVYQNLDLLSGLGSRQDRVLEGVQSLQRDLITWQETVEREVQEILEKYPLEIRLPTPYAIDSDNVENDRLPPPLTPQVFAG from the exons ATGAGTCAGCGGAAGGAGCGCCGCGGGATCCACGTGGACCAGTCAGAGCTGCACTGCAACAAAGGCTGCGGTTACTATGGCAACGCAGCCTGGCAGGGCCTGTGCTCCAAGTGCTGGCGGGAGGAGTACCAGCGGGCCCGGCAGAAGCAGATCCAGGAGGACTGGGCCCTAGCTGAGAA gctgcagagggaggaggaggttgcCTATGCCAGCATCCAGGGGGCCCAGTCTCAGCCCCTGTCCCAGCCCCAGGCCTCTCTGGCGCCCTTCTCCAAGTTCGAGGAGAAGAAGACCAATGAGAAGACGCGCAAGGTGACCACTGTGAAGAAGTTCTTTAGTCCCTCGTCACGGACAGCCCCCAAGAAAG CCCCCACTGTGGGAGAGGAGAAGCTGACAGGCCTCAGGGACTGGAGAGGAATGTTTACTCCCCCTTGGGAAATGGGCTCTCCCACCGAAG AGAACCAGGAGGGCAAGACCCCCAGCCCCTCCATCAGCCGCCAGTCAAGCATTGAGACGGACCGCATCTCCAGAGACTTTGTGGACTTCCTGAAGACCCTGCATAAGCCCGGCCGTGAGGTCCACAAGCAGAGCCGAGCCTTCATCGAGTTCATGGCCAACAAAAAG GACTTGAGTGCTGACGAGCTGTCTGAGTGTGTCCAAGACTTCTACCAGAATTTGTCCGACCGCCTCATGACTCATTTTAAAG GCTCTTCAGAGCGTGTGGAGCGAGTGATGGACGAGGTGGAGAAGTACATTATGACACGCCTGTATAAGAGTGTCTTCTGCCCCGAGACCACAGATGATGAGGAGAAAGACCTGGCCACTCAGAACCGGATACG GGCGTTACACTGGGTGGACATTCAGATGCTTTGTGTGCCAGTGGATGAGGAGATCCCAGAGGTTTCAGACAACGTGGTTAAAGCCATAACAG ATGTCATCGAGATGGACTCCAAGCGGGTACCCCGGGACAAGCTAGCGTGCATCACACGCTGCAGCAAGCACATCTTCAGCGCCATCAAGATCACAAAGAGCGAGCCAGCCTCGGCCGATGACTTCCTGCCCACCCTGATCTACATCGTGCTGAAGGCCAACCCGCCACGCCTGCAGTCCAACATCCAGTACATCACCCGCTTCTGCAACCCCAGCAGGCTCATGACTGGAGAGGACGGATACTACTTCACTAACCTG TGCTGTGCAGTTGCCTTCATCGAGAAACTGGACGCCCAGTCTCTCAACTTGGACCCCGAGGACTTTGAGCGGTACATGTCGGGCCAGGCCTCTCCTCGCAGGCCTGAGGCAGACAGCGGCTGGCCCCAGGTGGACCCTCCTACTGGTTCTGCCACCTCCAGTCCCGCCCTATCCCAGGTCTACCAGAACCTGGACCTCCTGTCTGGCCTGGGGAGCCGACAAGACAGGGTTCTGGAGGGGGTGCAGAGCCTGCAGAGAGACCTGATCACCTGGCAGGAGACTGTGGAGCGAGAGGTGCAGGAGATCCTGGAGAAGTACCCACTGGAGATCCGCCTGCCCACTCCCTACGCCATTGACTCAGACAACGTGGAAAACGACCGGCTGCCGCCACCACTGACGCCCCAGGTGTTTGCTGGGTAA